The Flavobacterium faecale genome has a segment encoding these proteins:
- a CDS encoding PASTA domain-containing protein: protein MSLRKYLVSRVFFVQAFLAVLTIAVLGYLLMHWLTFTTDHGNEITVPNLSKLTEEQVEEKLDELDLAYVVLDSVDFRSDFPKYSVVQQDPLPGAKVKVGRKVYIKINSSGFSSVKIPDLIEKTYREAVPTLRALGLEEGTVTYIPNLGKDMVLEMRCKGRNISPGDKVLKGSKIDLVLGDGKASYEESIPTDTIASPTDEMPNEQ, encoded by the coding sequence ATGAGTTTACGTAAATACCTTGTTAGTCGTGTGTTTTTTGTTCAAGCTTTTTTGGCTGTTTTGACAATTGCAGTTTTGGGTTATCTGTTAATGCATTGGTTGACCTTTACTACGGATCACGGAAATGAAATTACAGTTCCGAATTTGAGCAAATTGACAGAGGAGCAAGTAGAAGAGAAGTTGGATGAGTTGGACTTGGCCTATGTGGTTTTGGACAGTGTAGATTTTAGAAGTGATTTTCCGAAATACAGTGTTGTACAACAAGATCCTTTGCCTGGAGCGAAAGTAAAGGTGGGGAGAAAGGTGTATATCAAGATTAATTCTTCAGGATTTTCATCGGTTAAAATTCCTGATTTAATTGAGAAAACATATCGTGAAGCTGTGCCTACACTAAGAGCTTTGGGTCTTGAGGAAGGAACCGTGACTTACATACCAAATTTAGGAAAAGATATGGTGCTGGAAATGCGTTGCAAAGGACGTAATATAAGCCCAGGAGATAAAGTTTTGAAGGGATCTAAAATTGATTTGGTTTTGGGCGACGGAAAAGCAAGTTACGAAGAAAGTATACCAACGGACACCATTGCGAGTCCAACAGATGAAATGCCAAATGAACAATAA
- the coaD gene encoding pantetheine-phosphate adenylyltransferase translates to MRKAIFPGSFDPITLGHEDIIKRAIPLFDEIIIAIGVNAEKKYMFSLDERKRFIEETFKNEPKISVITYEGLTIELCQKFNADFILRGLRNPADFEFEKAIAHTNRHLSKIETVFLLTAASTSYISSSIVRDVIRNKGEYQKLVPKAVVVAKK, encoded by the coding sequence ATGAGAAAAGCTATATTCCCCGGTTCCTTTGACCCAATTACACTTGGTCACGAAGACATCATCAAAAGAGCTATTCCGCTTTTTGATGAAATAATCATCGCAATTGGTGTCAATGCAGAAAAAAAATACATGTTTAGTCTAGACGAGCGCAAACGCTTTATAGAAGAAACATTTAAAAATGAACCAAAAATCTCTGTTATTACCTATGAAGGCTTAACGATCGAACTTTGTCAAAAATTCAATGCTGATTTTATATTACGTGGTTTGCGTAATCCGGCAGATTTTGAATTCGAAAAAGCCATTGCACACACCAACAGACATTTGTCAAAAATCGAGACTGTTTTTCTACTTACTGCTGCAAGTACATCCTACATAAGCTCAAGTATCGTACGTGATGTTATTCGAAATAAAGGAGAATATCAAAAATTGGTACCAAAAGCGGTTGTTGTAGCCAAAAAATAA
- a CDS encoding DUF421 domain-containing protein codes for MIEWKRILLNDLSPNFLIEVSFRTIVMFTILLLALKLTGKRGVKQLSVFEMVIIISLGSAAGDPMLYDDVGLLPAIAVIIVITIYYKIIIWLTAKSPKFEQFVEGKTQCIIDEGEFSIHRFKKENLAQDEFFLELRLKSIEHLGQIKNAYIETNGEISTFYYADEDVKYGLPILPQIFSQKSEVIPKNGTYACSFCGNIQELTVAGGTCDNCLKKEWVPAIKTIRRS; via the coding sequence ATGATAGAATGGAAAAGAATATTATTAAATGATCTATCTCCCAATTTTTTAATTGAGGTTTCATTTCGAACCATAGTAATGTTTACCATTTTACTATTGGCCTTGAAGCTAACAGGAAAAAGAGGTGTAAAACAACTGTCTGTATTTGAGATGGTAATCATCATCAGCTTAGGTTCTGCCGCAGGCGATCCTATGCTATATGATGATGTTGGACTATTACCTGCAATTGCCGTAATCATTGTCATAACAATCTATTACAAGATAATTATTTGGCTTACGGCCAAAAGTCCAAAGTTTGAACAATTTGTAGAAGGCAAAACCCAATGCATTATTGATGAAGGAGAATTTTCAATTCACCGTTTTAAAAAGGAAAACTTAGCACAAGACGAATTTTTTTTAGAACTTCGCCTGAAATCTATTGAACATTTAGGACAGATTAAGAATGCTTACATTGAGACCAATGGCGAAATAAGCACTTTTTATTATGCCGATGAGGATGTAAAATATGGATTGCCTATTTTGCCACAAATTTTCAGTCAAAAATCAGAAGTGATTCCAAAAAATGGTACTTATGCTTGTAGCTTTTGCGGTAACATTCAAGAATTAACCGTTGCTGGTGGAACTTGTGATAATTGTCTCAAGAAAGAATGGGTTCCCGCAATTAAAACTATTAGAAGATCCTAA
- a CDS encoding RluA family pseudouridine synthase, which yields MNNNTESVDLEEELFEHFRFEVPKGQTILRVDKYLMGLIQNATRNKIQNAATEGNIFANDIPVKSNYKVKPFDVITVMLTHPPFENHVLPENIPLNIVYEDAALLLVNKEPGLVVHPGHGNYTGTLVNALAYHFENLPMNSSERPGLVHRIDKDTSGLLVIAKTEAAMTHLAKQFEAKTTEREYVALVWGNIDEEGGTIEGNLARHLKDRMQMAVFADPEVGKPAITHYKVLERFGYVTLVSCVLETGRTHQIRAHMKHIGHPIFNDERYGGHLILKGTTFTKYKQFIDNCFKVLPRQALHAKTLGFVHPTTKENMRFDTELPQDFQDCIDKWRGYSKSHTIEDEE from the coding sequence ATGAACAATAATACAGAGTCGGTTGACTTAGAAGAAGAATTATTCGAACACTTTAGATTTGAAGTGCCGAAGGGACAAACAATTTTGCGTGTCGATAAATATTTGATGGGATTGATCCAAAATGCAACTCGAAATAAAATTCAGAATGCAGCTACGGAAGGAAACATTTTTGCGAATGATATTCCGGTGAAATCAAATTATAAAGTAAAACCATTTGATGTGATAACTGTAATGTTAACGCATCCACCGTTTGAAAATCATGTTTTGCCAGAGAATATTCCGTTGAATATTGTCTATGAAGATGCAGCTTTGTTACTAGTAAACAAAGAACCAGGTTTGGTAGTGCATCCGGGTCATGGTAATTACACAGGTACGTTGGTGAACGCATTGGCGTATCATTTTGAGAATTTGCCAATGAATAGTAGCGAACGTCCAGGATTGGTACACCGTATTGATAAGGATACCTCAGGTTTGCTTGTAATTGCAAAAACAGAGGCGGCAATGACGCATTTGGCTAAGCAATTTGAGGCTAAAACAACCGAGAGAGAATATGTTGCCCTTGTTTGGGGGAATATTGACGAAGAAGGAGGTACTATCGAAGGGAATCTAGCTAGACATTTGAAAGACCGTATGCAAATGGCTGTTTTTGCAGATCCTGAAGTAGGAAAACCTGCGATTACGCACTACAAAGTGTTGGAGCGTTTTGGTTATGTTACTTTAGTGTCTTGTGTGTTAGAGACCGGACGTACGCACCAAATACGTGCTCATATGAAGCATATTGGTCATCCAATTTTTAATGATGAGCGTTATGGTGGTCACTTAATTTTAAAGGGAACTACATTTACTAAGTACAAACAGTTTATCGATAATTGTTTTAAAGTGTTACCAAGACAAGCATTACACGCTAAAACACTTGGCTTTGTGCATCCTACAACAAAGGAGAATATGCGATTTGATACTGAATTGCCACAAGATTTTCAAGATTGTATTGATAAATGGAGAGGATATTCTAAATCACATACTATAGAAGACGAGGAATAA
- a CDS encoding D-alanine--D-alanine ligase, which produces MKNIAIIMGGYSSEYKISLISGNVVYQNLDYKKYNPFCVHIFKDKWVYVDADDREYPIDKNDFSSTVDGKKITFDCVFNAIHGTPGEDGLMQAYFELIGMPQTACDYYQAALTFNKRDLLSVLKPYGIQTAISYYLNLGDEINIDEIISKVGLPCFVKPNKAGSSFGISKVHALEDLPTAIETAYKEDNEIIIESFLDGTEVSVGVINYKGKVTVLPMTEIVSENDFFDYEAKYLGKSQEITPARISDELTEKVGAIAKRAYEVLKMKGFSRSEFIIVNDEPFMLEMNTIPGMTNESLLPQQAAAAGISLQDLFGNAIEIALQ; this is translated from the coding sequence ATGAAAAACATTGCCATCATCATGGGCGGTTATTCTAGCGAATACAAAATCTCACTTATAAGCGGAAACGTAGTCTACCAAAACTTAGATTATAAAAAATACAACCCTTTCTGCGTTCATATATTTAAAGACAAATGGGTCTATGTCGATGCAGATGATAGAGAATACCCAATAGACAAAAACGATTTTTCGAGCACTGTAGACGGAAAAAAAATCACTTTTGACTGCGTATTCAATGCCATCCATGGTACGCCGGGTGAAGACGGATTGATGCAAGCCTACTTTGAGTTAATCGGCATGCCACAAACGGCTTGCGATTATTACCAAGCAGCACTGACATTCAATAAAAGGGATTTATTATCTGTTTTAAAACCTTACGGAATACAAACAGCGATTTCTTACTACCTGAACTTGGGTGACGAAATCAATATTGACGAAATTATCTCAAAAGTGGGTTTACCTTGTTTTGTAAAACCAAACAAAGCAGGTTCTAGCTTCGGAATTTCAAAAGTACATGCCCTTGAAGATTTGCCTACTGCAATTGAAACCGCATACAAAGAAGATAACGAAATCATTATCGAAAGTTTCCTTGACGGAACCGAAGTTTCTGTGGGCGTTATCAACTATAAAGGAAAAGTAACTGTTTTACCAATGACCGAAATCGTTTCTGAAAATGATTTCTTTGATTACGAAGCCAAATATTTAGGGAAATCACAAGAAATTACACCTGCGAGAATTTCAGATGAATTGACCGAAAAAGTTGGAGCCATAGCCAAGCGCGCCTACGAAGTCTTAAAAATGAAAGGTTTCTCTCGTTCTGAATTTATCATCGTAAACGACGAACCCTTCATGCTCGAAATGAACACAATTCCGGGAATGACCAACGAAAGTTTACTGCCACAGCAAGCTGCAGCAGCAGGTATCTCATTACAAGATTTGTTCGGAAATGCGATTGAAATTGCTTTACAGTAA
- a CDS encoding T9SS type B sorting domain-containing protein yields MFLFYSKINLFTTLLIFTFLSVHSQNVKVEPTFTFLNSTLKTYTIADLRVIDLPTGATYTWFDALTGGTALLTTTPLVSGTIYYLETSPKAAIGKRLETIVYEINPTLTADKTTNICNGETVKITATGILSNEQFEVENTNGAGLGLTKVAQYDQSTYYVKQQTMPWEDANNLINAIPGASMYMINSTTEETTVYDGLVATRLASGTVNDGIAFWLGLKQYKDASDFDDSVNQKGWYWIDGRPLTYSNWSTNEPNDYHQLAGTNYVLYDDGGYINDEDYGQFEFQNRGIKWNDAPNSSTDRDSYPIFEFAATSGLQWYQLNTATNSYESMPGQTKAELSVVTKSGVEKFRLDLLLNGTVLSLPYEILKIEPKVYPISAQLTTLCATGTDATTLKETAVFDTSTFESTLIGSQTDVTVSYQDAAGNALSSSLPNPFTSSTQTLTVKVANTATPTCFVTSMIPLIVTPKIKIESIIIKDLSEPNSISIKLQNESPQNLFSINGSQGPFQDSGSFSSVPAGQYEVFVKDSNDCGFDSQIIYVLGAPQFFTPNGDGFNDYWNIQGVDPSINANIQITIYDRYGKYLKRLNPLDQGWDGLYLKRPLPATDYWYTVQLPDGRISKGHFSLKR; encoded by the coding sequence ATGTTTCTATTTTATTCGAAAATAAATCTTTTTACTACACTATTAATTTTCACTTTTCTAAGTGTTCATTCGCAGAATGTAAAAGTTGAACCTACGTTTACATTTTTAAATTCTACTTTAAAAACCTATACCATTGCTGATTTACGAGTAATTGATCTTCCTACGGGAGCTACATATACCTGGTTTGATGCACTCACAGGAGGTACTGCTTTGCTAACTACCACTCCATTAGTGAGTGGTACCATTTATTATCTTGAAACATCACCAAAAGCAGCCATCGGTAAGCGTCTTGAAACGATTGTCTACGAAATCAATCCAACTTTAACCGCAGATAAAACTACCAATATTTGCAATGGCGAAACAGTAAAGATCACCGCAACTGGAATCCTCTCTAACGAACAATTTGAAGTTGAAAACACCAATGGAGCAGGTCTTGGCTTAACCAAAGTAGCTCAATATGATCAATCTACCTATTATGTAAAACAGCAAACAATGCCTTGGGAAGATGCAAACAACCTTATCAATGCCATTCCTGGAGCTTCGATGTACATGATCAATAGTACTACAGAAGAAACTACAGTCTATGATGGACTAGTTGCTACCAGACTAGCGAGCGGCACTGTAAATGATGGAATAGCTTTTTGGTTGGGATTAAAACAATATAAAGATGCTAGTGACTTTGACGATTCAGTAAACCAAAAAGGTTGGTACTGGATAGATGGTCGACCGCTTACGTACAGCAACTGGAGCACCAATGAGCCTAACGATTACCACCAGCTTGCAGGTACAAACTATGTATTATATGATGATGGCGGCTATATTAACGATGAAGATTACGGACAGTTTGAATTTCAAAACCGAGGTATAAAATGGAATGATGCTCCAAACAGTTCTACCGACAGAGACTCGTACCCTATTTTTGAATTTGCTGCCACAAGTGGACTGCAATGGTACCAATTAAATACTGCAACAAATAGTTATGAGAGTATGCCAGGGCAAACCAAAGCAGAGTTGAGCGTAGTGACCAAGTCGGGTGTAGAAAAATTCAGATTGGATCTACTATTAAACGGCACAGTCTTATCGTTACCCTATGAAATTTTAAAAATCGAACCAAAGGTCTACCCTATTTCTGCTCAATTAACGACTTTGTGTGCTACAGGAACAGATGCTACAACATTAAAAGAAACTGCTGTTTTTGATACTAGTACATTTGAGAGCACACTTATTGGCAGTCAAACTGATGTCACTGTGTCTTATCAAGACGCTGCTGGAAATGCATTGTCGAGTTCGCTACCAAATCCTTTTACTAGTAGCACACAAACACTAACAGTAAAAGTAGCCAACACGGCTACACCAACTTGCTTTGTTACAAGTATGATTCCGCTAATTGTAACGCCTAAAATAAAAATCGAATCGATAATCATTAAAGATTTATCTGAGCCAAATTCGATCTCAATAAAGCTGCAAAATGAGTCGCCACAAAATCTATTTAGTATCAATGGTAGTCAAGGTCCGTTTCAAGATTCTGGTTCCTTTAGTTCAGTACCAGCAGGGCAATATGAGGTTTTTGTAAAAGACAGTAATGATTGTGGCTTTGATAGCCAAATCATTTATGTTCTTGGCGCTCCACAATTTTTCACACCCAACGGTGACGGTTTTAATGATTACTGGAACATTCAAGGCGTCGATCCAAGCATCAATGCCAACATACAAATTACAATATACGACCGCTATGGTAAATACTTAAAAAGACTTAATCCACTAGATCAAGGTTGGGATGGCTTGTACCTTAAACGACCACTACCTGCTACCGATTATTGGTATACTGTGCAACTCCCTGATGGCAGAATATCCAAAGGTCACTTCAGTCTCAAACGATAA